Below is a genomic region from Streptomyces ferrugineus.
GGCCCACCCCGGCTGCGTCACCGCACCGTTGTCGTCCCGGGCCGGCAGCGTCCAGACCCGGAAGTCGGCCACCGTGGCGAGGCCGGCGGCCAGCACCAGAACCGCGCCGGAGACGGAGACCCCGGCGATGGCGAGGCCCTTGCCCCGCTGGCCCTTCCTGGGTATCTGCCACAGCGCGACCAGGCCGAAGACCAGCCCCAGGGGCGCCAGGCACACCAGCAACGCCGTCACCAGCGAGGTGACCGCGAAGGCGTTCAGGGCCGGCGGTGCCATCGGCATCGGATTCCACTGCGGTCCGGCCCCGTACGGCGGAGTGGGGGGTTCCTGCGGGTACTGCGGGTACTGCGGATGCTGCGGCGGAGGCACCGACATGCGATCACGCCCTTCGTGTTCGGCTGCTCACGAATATCAGGGCATGGCTGAAAAGGAACGTGCCCGAGATCACAAAGCACCGGCATCGTTATCCATCAGCCGCCCAGGACCGGGCAGACGCACGTGGTCCGAACGGCGGGGGCGTAACTACGCTGGTCGCATGGTCAATCTGACGCGTATCTACACCAGGACCGGCGACCAGGGCACCACCGCCCTCGGCGACATGAGCCGGGTAGCCAAGACCGATCTGCGGATCTCGGCGTACGCCGACGCCAACGAGGCGAACGCGGTGCTCGGCACGGCGATCGCGCTCGGCGGGCTCGACGAGGAGGTCGTCAAGGTCCTCACCCGTGTGCAGAACGACCTGTTCGACGTGGGTGCGGACCTGTCGACGCCGGTCGTGGAGAAGCCGGAGTTCCCGCCGCTTCGGGTCGAGCAGTTCTACATCGACAGGCTGGAGGCGGACTGCGACCGCTTCAACGAGGAGTTGGAGAAGCTGCGCTCCTTCATCCTCCCCGGCGGCACACCGGGCGCGGCCCTGCTGCACCAGGCCTGCACGGTCGTACGACGGGCCGAGCGCTCCACGTGGGCGGCCCTGGAGGTCCACGGCGAGACCATGAACCCGCTGACCGCGACCTATCTGAACCGCCTGTCCGACCTCCTGTTCATCCTGGCCAGGACGGCGAACAAGGAGGTCGGTGACGTGCTGTGGGTGCCGGGCGGCGAACGCTAGCCGCCCGACGCCCGGCTCATGAGCGGACGCGGTCCTTGTCGGTCGTGAGCCTGGGCGGGTCCTCGACGCCGGCGGGGGCCTTCTTCGGCCAGATCCAGTACCCCAGGGCGATCAGCCCGTAGATGCCGACCGTGCGGATCGCCACCCACTGGAACGCGCGCAGGGAGCTGATGTCGCCGGAGTCGCCCACGTACCAGACCGCGAGCTGGAGCAGGCCCAGGGCCACCACCGCGCCGTACACCGCCCGCAGCCACAGCCTGGCCTCGTGCCGGGCGCGGGCGCGGCCGTAGCGCGGGGGCTTTCGCGGGGGCGGGGCGCCGCCCAGGCGGTGGGCCGCGTGGCCGTCGAGCCAGCGGATCGTGTAGTGGCCGAAGGCCACGGTGTAGCCGATGTACAGCGCCGCCACCCCGTGCTCCCAGCCCGGCTCCGCACCGTTCTTCAGGTCGATCGCGGTGGCGATGAACAGCACCAGCTCCAGCACCGGCTCGCACAGCAGCAGCACCACGCTCGTACGGCGCCACTTCAGCAGGTAGCGGACGGCGAGCCCCAGCGCCAGCAGCACCCAGAAGCCGACCTCGCAGGCGATGATGAGGGCGACGATCACAACATGCTCCCTTCGGTCACCGTTCCAGGCTCCCGTCGGGCGCGGCTCCTTTCGTCGTCGGCGGTGACGAAACCGCGGTACATCGAAGGATGCAGTCCAGGACCGTTCCCCGGCATCAGGCACCGAGCGCGGACACCGTGTTGGATGGAGTCATGGCCTTCCCGCGCCCACACCGCGTCGACGTGTACATCGGCGTCGGCGGGCTGCTCGGCGGCCTGCTGCTGGTGGGCGTCGGCCTGGGCATGCGGACCGCCAAGGACCCGATCACCCTCTTCGACGGCCCCTGGCCGATCCTGGTGCCGCTCACCGTGATGGCCGGCTGCGAGTTGCTGCGCCGGACGGCACCGCGTACGGCCCTGCTGATCGGCACGCCCGCTTTCTGCGCGGACGTCGTGACCCAGGGCACCCTGCCGACATGGATGATGTTCACGGACCTCGTCTATGCGGCCGTGCTGTACGGTCCGCTGGTCTCGGCCCGCCGCATCCAGTGGATCACCGGGCTGCTCACAGTGGCCGCGACGCTGGTGCCGTTCGCGGTGTTGCGCGTGCCGGAGGCGCTGCTGATCGGCGTGGTCGTCGGCGTCGTGGCCTACGGGCCCGCGGCCACGGGCTGGATCGTCCGCAACCATCGCGATGCAGCCGAGGCCGCCCGGCTGCGTGCCGAACAGACCGCGCTGCTGGCCGAGATGGACCGCACCCAGGCGGTCACCGCCGAGCGCGCCCGCATGGCCCGCGAGCTGCACGACATGGTCGCCAACCACCTCTCCGCGATCGCCATCCACTCCACGGCCGCGCTCTCCATCGACGATCCGTCGACCTCCCGCGAAGCCCTCTCCGTCATCCGGGAGAACAGCGTCGAGGGGCTCGCCGAGATGCGCCGGCTGATCGGCATCCTGCGCGACGGCGGCGACGACCACGAACCCTCCGCCGTCCCCACCCTCGACGGCCTCACCGCCCTGGTCGAGGGCGCTCGCGCCAACGGCCTGGACGTCCGCCTCGCCACCGATCACGGCACCGTCCCGGCCCCCGTCGAACTCGCCGCCTACCGCATCGTCCAGGAGTCCCTGACCAACGCCCTCAAGCACGCCTCACCCGGCCGGGTCGCGGTCGAGCTGATCCAGCGGGACGACAGCCTCACCGTCGCCGTGACCAGCCCGTTCGGCGACCGCGACGGGCCGCGCGCACCCGGCTCCGGCGCGGGTCTCGTCGGGATGCGGGAGCGGGTCGCGCTGCTGGCCGGCGCGTTCGAGGCGGGCCCCGTCGACGACCCGGTCGCCACGGACGGCAAGATCTGGGTCGTACGCGCCACGCTTCCGCTGACCGGAGGAGACCCCGCATGATCCGTGTGCTCGTCGCCGAGGACCAGTCCGCCGTCCGCGCCGGTCTCGTCCTCATCCTGCGCAGCGCGCCGGACATCGAGGTGGTCGGCGAGGCGGCGGACGGCGAGCAGGCGGTGGAGCTGGCCCGTGAGCTCCGGCCGGACCTGGTTCTGATGGACGTTCAGATGCCGCTCCTGGACGGGGTGTCGGCCACCCGGCGGGTCGTCGGGGAGCGGCTCGCGGACGTGCTCGTGCTCACCACCTTCGACCTCGACGAGTACGTGTTCGGGGCGCTGCGGGCGGGCGCTGCGGGGTTCCTGCTGAAGAACACCGACGCCAAGGACCTGCTGGCGGCGGTCCGCACGGTGGCGGGCGGCGAGGGCCTCATCGCCCCGGCCGTCACCCGGCGCCTGATCGCCGAGTTCGCCGCGAAGCCGGTCCGGGAGCCGACCGCCGACCCCGCCGTCCTCGACACCCTCACCCGACGTGAACGTGAGGTGCTGTCCTGCCTCGGCGAGGGCCTGTCCAACGCGGACATCGCGGCCCGGCTCGACATGGCGGAGGCGACGGTGAAAACGCACGTCAGCCGTCTGCTCGGCAAGCTGGAGCTGCGCAGCCGGGTGCAAGCGGCCGTATTGGCACAGGAATTGGGCGTCTGAACGGACCTACACAAGAGTGGTCCAGACCTATTGACCCGTGGTCCAGACCTTTCTATTCTCGCGGCACCGTGGGCGTGAAGGCTCAGTCGCGCCCCAAGACTCCCAAGGAGGCGCGTGATGCGCTTCAGACACAGAGCCGCGGCAGGGTTCGCGACCCTGCTGCTCCCGCTGGCCGGTCTGGTCGGGCTCGCGAGCCCCGCCGAGGCCGCCGGCTCCGCCACCGCCACCTACGCCAAGACCCAGGACTGGGGCTCCGGCTTCGAGGGCAGGTGGACGGTGAAGAACACCGGCACCACCGCTCTGACCTCCTGGACCGTCGAGTGGGACTTCCCCTCCGGTACCTCCGTCACCTCCGCCTGGGACGCCGACGTCACCTCCTCCGGCACCCACTGGACCGCCAGGAACAAGTCCTGGAACGGCACCCTCGCCCCCGGCGCCTCCGTCTCCTTCGGCTTCAACGGCACCGGCTCCGGCTCCCCCGCCAACTGCAAGCTGAACGGCGGCAGTTGCGACGGCGGCAGCACCGAGCCCGGTGACAGCGCCCCGAGCGCCCCCGGCACCCCGACCGCCTCCGCCATCACCAACACCTCGGTGAGGCTGTCCTGGAGCGCCGCCACCGACGACAAGGGCGTCAAGAACTACGACGTCCTGCGCGACGGCGCCAAGGTCGCGACGGTGACGACCACGTCGTACACGGACACCGGGCTCACCGCCGGCACCGACTACTCCTACACCGTCCAGGCCCGTGACACCGCCGACCAGACCGGCCCGGTCAGCGGCGCCCGCGCGGTGCGCACCACCGGCGGCACGACCGAGCCGCCCACGGGTGACAAGGTCAAGCTCGGCTACTTCACCGAGTGGGGCGTCTACGGCCGCAACTACCACGTCAAGAACCTGGTGACCTCCGGCTCCGCCTCGAAGATCACGCACATCAACTACGCCTTCGGCAACGTCAAGAACGGCCAGTGCACCGTCGACGACACCTACGCCGCCTACGACAAGGCCTACACCGCTGACCAGTCCGTCAGCGGCACCGCCGACACCTGGGACCAGCCGCTGCGCGGCAACTTCAACCAGCTCCGGCAGCTCAAGGCGAAGTACCCGCACATCAAGGTGCTGTACTCCTTCGGCGGCTGGACCTACTCCGGCGGCTTCGGCCAGGCCGCGCAGAACGCGGCCGCGTTCGCCAAGTCCTGCAAGGCCGTCGTCGAGGACCCGCGCTGGGCCGACGTCTTCGACGGCATCGACATCGACTGGGAGTACCCGAACGCCTGCGGCCTGACCTGTGACACCTCCGGTCCGGCGGCCTTCGGGAACCTGATGCGGGCGCTGCGCTCCGAGTTCGGCGAGAACTACCTGGTCACCGCCGCGATCACCGCGGACGGCTCGGACGGCGGCAAGATCGACGCGGCCGACTACGGCGGCGCCGCGCGCTACGTCGACTGGTACAACGTGATGACGTACGACTACTTCGGCGCCTGGGACCGGACCGGACCGACCGCCCCGCACTCGCCGCTCACCTCGTACGCCGGCATCCCGAACCCCGCCTTCAACTCGGCCGCCGCCATCGCCAAGCTCAAGGCCAAGGGCGTCCAGGGCGGCAAGCTGCTGCTCGGCATCGGCTTCTACGGCCGCGGCTGGACCGGCGTCACCCAGTCCGCCCCCGGCGGCACGGCCACGGGCCCGGCGACCGGCACCTACGAGGCGGGCATCGAGGACTACAAGGTCCTCAAGACGTCCTGCCCGGCCACCGGCACGGTCGGCGGCACCGCGTACGCGCACTGCGGCAGCAACTGGTGGTCGTACGACACTCCCGCCACCATCGGCACGAAGATGGCGTGGGCCAAGGCCCAGGGTCTCGGCGGCGCGTTCTTCTGGGAGTTCAGCGGTGACACCGCGGGCGGCGAACTGGTGAGCGCCATCAACAACGGGCTGTCGTAAAGGGGATCACTGACCTCTAGGCGACATTGACGCGCTGACCGGGCGGGGCTGCCTCCAGCCACGCGAGGAAACCGGTCAGCGCGTCCTCGCTCATGGCGAGTTCGAGGCGGGTGCCCCGGTGCAGACAGGTGAGGATCACCGCGTCGGAGAGCAGCGCCAGCTCCTCCTCGCCGTCGGGGACCCGGCGGCCGGCCACCTCGATGGCGGACCGCTCCAGGATGCGGCGCGGACGGTAGGCGTAGGAGAAGACGCGGTACCACTCGACGCGGTCGCCGTTGTAGCGGGCGACGCCGTAGCTCCAGCCCTTGCCGCTGGTGTCGGTCTTCTCCGGCACGTCCCAGCGCAGCGAACAGTCGAAGGTGCCGCCGGAGCGCTGGATGAGTCTGCGGCGCAGACCGAAGACGAACAGCCCCAGCACCACCAGGGCGACGACGATTCCGCACACAGTCAGAGCGAGGACCATCGACACCGACCTCCTCGTCTCCTAGGTAACGGAACGGAAAAAACTTCCATATCTGCCTCAGCCGCGACCGGCACCGGATTGCTCCGGTCCCAGCCGCGGCTGAGTGACGTCATCGCGTGCGCTCCCCCAGAGCCTAGACGGCCCGGAAGGTGACCCCGTGGGTCAGCGCGCCGTCGCCGCCCGCAGGCGGACCTCCGCGCGGCGCTCGGCGGACGCGTCGTCGTCCGACTTCGCGCGCTCCAGTGCCCGCTCCGCGCGCTGGACGTCGATCTCGTCCGACAGCTCGGCGATCTCGGCCAGCAGCGACAGCTTGTCGTCCGCGAACGAGATGAAACCGCCGTGCACCGCGGCGATGACGGTGCCGCCATCACTCGTACGGATGGTCACCGGGCCCGACTCCAGCACACCGAGCAGCGGCTGGTGACCGGGCATGACGCCGATGTCGCCGGACGTGGTGCGCGCGACGACCAGGGTGGCCTGGCCCGACCAGACCTCACGGTCGGCGGCGACCAGCGCGACGTGCAGCTCAGCAGCCAAGGTGGCTCCTCGGGTCACCACCCGGCGGTTCTGCCGGGTGTTGGTTACAAGTCTAGTAGGCGTGGATGAGGGGGCGGGACGAACCCCCGCCCCCTCATCAAGAGCTCAATGGCTCACGAAGACCGGTGCGTCAGGAGACGCCCAGCTCCTTCGCGTTCTTCTTGAGGTCCTCGAGACCACCGCACATGAAGAACGCCTGCTCCGGGAAGTGGTCGAACTCACCGTCGCAGATCGCGTTGAACGCGGTGATCGACTCGTCCAGCGGCACGTCGGAGCCGTCCACGCCGGTGAACTGCTTGGCGACGTGAGTGTTCTGGGACAGGAAGCGCTCGACGCGGCGGGCACGCTGGACGACCAGCTTGTCCTCCTCGCTGAGCTCGTCGATGCCGAGGATCGCGATGATGTCCTGGAGGTCCTTGTACTTCTGCAGGATCCCCTTGACGCGCATGGCGGTGTTGTAGTGGTCCGCCGCGATGTAGCGCGGGTCCAGGATGCGGGACGTGGAGTCCAGCGGGTCGATCGCCGGGTAGATGCCCTTCTCGGAGATCGGACGGGAGAGCACCGTCGTCGCGTCGAGGTGGGCGAACGTGGTGGCCGGGGCCGGGTCGGTCAGGTCGTCCGCGGGGACGTAGATCGCCTGCATCGAGGTGATCGAGTGACCACGGGTCGAGGTGATGCGCTCCTGGAGGAGACCCATCTCGTCGGCCAGGTTCGGCTGGTAACCCACCGCGGAGGGCATACGGCCGAGCAGGGTCGACACCTCGGAACCGGCCTGCGTGAAGCGGAAGATGTTGTCGATGAAGAACAGCACGTCCTGCTTCTGGACGTCACGGAAGTACTCGGCCATGGTCAGGCCGGCCAGCGCGACGCGCAGACGGGTGCCCGGGGGCTCGTCCATCTGACCGAAGACCAGCGCGGTCTTGTCGATGACGCCGGACTCGCTCATCTCGTCGATGAGGTCGTTGCCCTCACGGGTGCGCTCACCGACACCGGCGAACACCGACACACCGTCGTGGTTGTTGGCGACGCGGTAGATCATCTCCTGGATGAGCACCGTCTTGCCGACGCCGGCACCGCCGAACAGACCGATCTTTCCACCCTTGACGTACGGGGTGAGCAGGTCGATGCACTTGACGCCGGTCTCGAACATCTCGGTCTTCGACTCGAGCTCGTCGAAGTTCGGGGCCTTGCGGTGGATGGACCAGCGCTCGCCCTCGTACTGCTCGTCGACGTTCAGCACCTCACCGAGGGTGTTGAACACCTTGCCCTTGGTGAAGTCGCCGACCGGGACGGTGATGCCCGTGCCGGTGTCGGTGACCGGGGCCTGGCGGACCAGACCGTCGGTGGGCTGCATGGAGATGGTGCGGACCAGGCCGTCACCCAGGTGCTGGGCGACCTCCAGGGTCAGCGTCTTCTTCTCGCCCGCCTTCGCCGGGTCGGCGACCTCGACGTGCAGGGCGTTGTAGATGTCCGGCATCGCGTCGACGGGGAACTCCACGTCGACGACCGGGCCGATGACCCGGGCGACGCGGCCCGTGGCCGTCGCGGTCTCAACAGTGGTGGTCATTATCGGTCACTCCCCGCGGTCGCGTCGGCCAGGGCTGCAGAGCCACCGACGATCTCGCTGATTTCCTGGGTGATTTCGGCCTGGCGGGCCGCGTTGGCAAGCCGGGACAGCGTCTCGATGAGCTCTCCGGCGTTGTCGGTGGCCGACTTCATCGCGCGCCGCGTGGCGGCGTGCTTGGAGGCGGCCGACTGGAGGAGCGCGTTGTAGATACGGCTCTCCACATAGCGCGGCAGCAGGGCGTCGAGGACGTCCTCCGCCGAGGGCTCGAAGTCGTACAGCGGGAGGATCTCGCCCTTGGTGGCGGTCTCCTCCGCGACCTCTTCGAGGCTGAGCGGCAGCAGCTGCGCGTCCAGCGCCTGCTGCGTCATCATCGACACGAACTCGGTGTAGACGATGTGGAGCTCGTCCACGCCGCCCTCGGCCGTCGCCGTCTCGATGGCCTCGATCAGCGGGGCCGCGACCTTCTTGGCGTCCGCGTACGACGGCTCGTCGGTGAAGCCGCTCCACGACTCCGCGATCTTGCGCTCACGGAAGTTGTAGTGCGCCACACCGCGGCGGCCGACGATGTAGACGTCGACCTCCTTGCCCTCGCGCTCCAGCCGCTCGGTGAGCTGCTCGGCAGCCTTGATCGCGTTGGAGTTGAAGGCGCCGGCGAGGCCGCGGTCGCTCGTCAGGAGCAGCACCGCGGACCGCGTGACCGTCTCGGCCTGCGTGGTCAGCGGGTGCTTGGTGTTCGAGCCGGTGCCGACCGCCGTGACCGCGCGGGTGAGCTCGGTCGCGTACGGCGTGGAGGCCGCCACCTTGCGCTGCGCCTTGACGACGCGCGAGGCGGCGATCATCTCCATCGCCTTCGTGATCTTCTTGGTCGCGGTGACGGATCGGATGCGACGCTTGTAGACCCGGAGCTGGGCTCCCATGAGTCAGGTCCCTTCCTTACGTCACTTGGAGGCGCTGGTCGCCTTCGGGGCGGCCGGAGCCTCTTCGCCGAGCAGCTTGCCGTCCGCGGTCTCGAACTGCTTCTTGAACTCCGCGATGGCGTCGGCGACGGCGGTCAGGGTGTCGTCCGACATCTTGCCGCCCTCCTTGATGGAGGTCATGAGGCCCTGCTCCTTGCGGTGCAGGTACTCGAGCAGCTCCTTCTCGAAGCGGCGGATGTCGCCGACCGGCACGTCGTCCATCTTGCCGGTGGTGCCGGCCCACACGGAGACGACCTGGTCCTCGGTGGACATCGGCTCGTACTGGGCCTGCTTCAGCAGCTCGACCATGCGCTGACCGCGCTCCAGCTGCGCCTTCGACGCGGCGTCCAGGTCGGAACCGAAGGCGGCGAACGCCTCCAGCTCACGGAACTGGGCGAGGTCCACGCGGAGACGACCCGAGACCTGCTTCATCGCCTTGTGCTGCGCGGAACCACCGACTCGGGAGACGGAGATACCGACGTTCAGCGCGGGGCGCTGACCGGCGTTGAACAGGTCCGACTCCAGGAAGCACTGGCCGTCGGTGATGGAGATGACGTTGGTCGGGATGAACGCCGAGACGTCGTTGGCCTTGGTCTCGACGATCGGCAGACCGGTCATCGAGCCGGCACCCATGTCGTCGGAGAGCTTGGCGCAGCGCTCGAGGAGACGGGAGTGCAGGTAGAAGACGTCACCCGGGTAGGCCTCACGGCCCGGCGGGCGGCGCAGCAGCAGGGACACGGCGCGGTAGGCGTCGGCCTGCTTCGAGAGGTCGTCGAAGATGATGAGGACGTGCTTGCCCTCGTACATCCACTGCTGGCCGATGGCCGAACCGGTGTACGGCGCCAGGTACTTGAAGCCGGCCGGGTCGGACGCCGGGGCGGCGACGATGGTCGTGTACTCCAGCGCGCCGTTCTCCTCCAGCGCGCGGCGGACCGACGCGATGGTCGAGCCCTTCTGGCCGATGGCGACGTAAATGCAGCGGACCTGCTTCTTCGGGTCGCCCGAGCGCCAGTTGTCGCGCTGGTTGATGATCGTGTCGACGGCCAGCGCGGTCTTGCCGGTCTGACGGTCACCGATGATCAGCTGACGCTGGCCACGGCCGATCGGGGTCATCGCGTCGACGGCCTTGTAGCCGGTCTCCATCGGCTCGTGCACCGACTTGCGCTGCATGACCGTGGGGGCCTGCAGCTCAAGGGCGCGACGACCGCTGGTCTCGATCTCGCCGAGGCCGTCGATCGGGTTGCCGAGCGGGTCGACGACGCGGCCGAGGTAGCCCTCGCCGACGGCCACGGAGAGCACCTCACCGGTGCGCTGCACCGGCTGACCCTCCTCGATGCCGCTGAACTCACCGAGGACGATGGCACCGATCTCGCGCTCCTCGAGGTTGAGGGCGAGGCCGAGGGTGCCGTCCTCGAACTTCAGCAGTTCGTTGGCCATGGCCGAGGGCAGACCCTCGACCTTCGCGATGCCGTCGCCGGCAAGGGTGACCGTACCGACCTCCTCGCGCGAGGCCGCGTCCGGCTTGTACGACTGGACAAAGTTCTCCAGCGCGTCCCGGATCTCCTCCGGCCGGATCGTGAGCTCCGCCATCTGGGTTCCCTGCTCTCCTTGTTGGGCCCGAAGTTTCACTTGGGGGGATGGGGACTCCCCCCTGAACGAGGTGAATCCTCTGCACGGCCCAACATGGGCCGTCGTAAGTACGTACTGCTATGAAGTTGCTGCTAGCTCGCCATGCGGCGGCCGGCGTCCTCGATGCGGTCCGCGAGGGAGCCGTTGATGACCTCGTCACCGACCTGCACCCGGATACCGCCGACGACCTCGGGGTCCACGTCCAGGTTGAGGTGCATCTTGCGGCCGTAGAGCTTGGCGAGGGCCGCGCCCAGGCGCTGCCTCTGCCCGTCGCTCAGCGGCACCGCGGAGGTGACCACGGCCACCATGCGGTCCCGGCGCTCGGCGGCGAGCTTGGACAGGGACTCCAGTCCCGACTCCAGGCTACGTCCGCGCGGCGCGGTCACAAGACGCGTCACCAGACGCTCGGTGGTCGCCTTGGCCCGGCCGCCCAGCAGGCTGCGCAGCAGCTCGCTCTTGGCCGAGGTGGTGGCGGCGCGGTCGGTGAGCGCGGCGCGCAGCTCGGTGCTGGAGGAGACGATCCGGCCGAACCGGAACAGCTCGTCCTCCACGTCGTCGAGCTGGCCGGCCTTCTGCGCGGCGGTGAGGTCGGCGGTGTCCGCCAGCTCCTCCAGTGCGTCCACCAGGTCGCGGGACTGCGACCAGCGGGAGCGCACCATGCCGGCCAGCAGGTCAGCGGCCTCGCCGCCGACCTGACCGCCGAGCAGGCGCTGGGCCAGATCGGCCTTGGCCTCACCGGCCTGCGCCGGGTCGGTCAGGACCCGACGCAGCGACACCTCGCGGTCGAGCAGCGCGGTGACGGCGGCCAGCTCGTCGGCGAGCCGTCCGGCGTCCACGGACGTGTTGTCCGTCAGCGCGTCGAGTCGCTCGCGTGCGGCTGCCAGGGCCTCGCGGCTCGCTCCGTTCATCGTCCGGCCTCGGCCTTCTCCTCGAGCTCGTCGAGGAAGCGGTCGATGACGCGGCTCTGCCGGGCGTGGTCCTCGAGGGACTCGCCGACCAGCTTGCCGGCCAGTTCGGTGGCGAGCTGACCGACGTCCTGGCGCAGCGCGGACGCGGCGGCCTTGCGGTCGGCCTCGATCTGGGCGTGACCGGCGGCGACGATCTCCTCACGCTGCCGCTGGCCTTCCGCACGCATCTCGGCGATGAGCGCGGCGCCCTGCTCCTGCGCCTCCTGGCGCAGACGCGCGGCCTCGTGTCGGGCCTCGGCGAGCTGGGCCTTGTACTGCTCCAGAACGCTCTGGGCCTCGGTCTGGGCGGCCTCGGCCTTCTCGATACCGCCCTCGATGGCCTCGCGGCGCTCTTCCAGAACCTTGTTGATGTTCGGGAGGAGCTTCTTGGCGAGGAAGCCGAAGACGATGGCGAAGGCGATCAGGCCGATGACGAGCTCGGGGATCGGCGGGACGAGAGGGTTCTCCCCCTCGCTCGCCGCGATGAGCAGGTTGCTCATGTGAGTGCCTTTCGTCTAGTCGGCTGGTCCGGCGGCGGTTTAGTTGTAGCCGTAGACGAACGGCATAACCAGACCGATCAGGGCGAGCGCCTCA
It encodes:
- a CDS encoding F0F1 ATP synthase subunit delta, with protein sequence MNGASREALAAARERLDALTDNTSVDAGRLADELAAVTALLDREVSLRRVLTDPAQAGEAKADLAQRLLGGQVGGEAADLLAGMVRSRWSQSRDLVDALEELADTADLTAAQKAGQLDDVEDELFRFGRIVSSSTELRAALTDRAATTSAKSELLRSLLGGRAKATTERLVTRLVTAPRGRSLESGLESLSKLAAERRDRMVAVVTSAVPLSDGQRQRLGAALAKLYGRKMHLNLDVDPEVVGGIRVQVGDEVINGSLADRIEDAGRRMAS
- a CDS encoding F0F1 ATP synthase subunit B, which gives rise to MSNLLIAASEGENPLVPPIPELVIGLIAFAIVFGFLAKKLLPNINKVLEERREAIEGGIEKAEAAQTEAQSVLEQYKAQLAEARHEAARLRQEAQEQGAALIAEMRAEGQRQREEIVAAGHAQIEADRKAAASALRQDVGQLATELAGKLVGESLEDHARQSRVIDRFLDELEEKAEAGR